One region of Leishmania panamensis strain MHOM/PA/94/PSC-1 chromosome 28 sequence genomic DNA includes:
- a CDS encoding hypothetical protein (TriTrypDB/GeneDB-style sysID: LpmP.28.2980): MSSPSCSIPSAVHVCTPSAPSTRTPDKTVAVFQAKLQHALWLDKLTTMAHSEARSRARTRCTEAEERDALWWQHHREHERQKHMEDNVLRLEALRKGQTTSVWNVVPHCWADLLAREEASDRGAVEVAARDDLQMLYAAQHTWELRKAVRQLARQQWDAEAVQHAARHVRARELKLVARSYRAVSAFKPAADDLFEIAEGIHVLTAAPPSRAALPSLSLAVGHEAPCEAKIREMYDRQTLVYDEAKERLLLDWWQGAAQLRYVEAPKVGQLFALWGYYARSPVCIRALLTVQRWWRMQRVAPWSRHRQAFLAHSLRKLPGHHSAERYRRLLRSLRRTASYEKDGGTSTVNDVSAALVALVAAATSSRRYSTQLDIYTYTVVQKARAMLASRSAQDTAVAAVMQASRWPLCTYSRYSLPYDSWRHHRWTPYSEAHRLSVAAVERSEMSNRQCIKAEEAEHRHHAVGSSSSLPRGPLAVLEVQAWQIKLAQEERTSRVRASHQEAHEYNVLYAAVAAALPSPSQAASPLPLREVTNGKIKREAAATTAVILTSAAARPLGGHGATRSGGSVAASPSTDHDAWAQVQRCVQIAHEVLTSAQQQSAQGHPERSGAAADKEMPAALSEDSAARYSAAFDEAAAAVYHDQYTAVRERYVARNAEALKQMRESFKAGLRERAIIIAEEAQEMEKIRHGVTCAQRVSRFLLERNESHRRAAFERAHEKAAADLYEALSDNLRVSQWAVEARKLNEEACRAAARARQHPSLSLPSLSPADRLVSREAVCRTHLVRSCAVVLADVLLQCSRSYHELRYQDWAVLCRTDAAALDSAAPWNPPIAQVCMLKADEWDGRQAIWREAQVGARTLLVDGHALYGSGTVWSDYLFGHLKLTSEASYTDAQLRGCLLTRLANVGLKVGELIQMETMARGRVEYAESITRDLRFHRHRLRLE, translated from the coding sequence ATGTCCTCCCCGTCGTGCTCAATTCCCTCGGcagtgcacgtgtgcaccCCGTCGGCTCCTTCAACGCGTACGCCCGACAAGACGGTGGCTGTATTTCAGGCGAAACTCCAACATGCTCTGTGGCTTGACAAACTCACGACAATGGCCCACAGCGAGGCTCGTTCACGAGCAAGGACGCGCTGCACCGAGGCTGAGGAGCGCGACGCTCTTTGGTGGCAGCACCATAGGGAGCATGAGCGCCAGAAGCACATGGAGGACAACGTGCTCCgactggaggcgctgcgtaAGGGGCAAACGACATCAGTATGGAATGTCGTGCCTCACTGCTGGGCAGATCTCTTGGCGCGCGAAGAGGCAAGTGACCGAGGCGCCGTCGAGGTGGCAGCCCGGGATGACCTCCAGATGCTCTACGCCGCCCAGCATACCTGGGAGCTACGGAAGGCTGTGCGCCAGCtagcgcggcagcagtgggatgccgaggcggtgcagcacgccgccaggcacgtgcgtgcgcgggAGTTAAAGCTTGTTGCGCGCTCATACAGAGCTGTGTCTGCCTTCAAGCCTGCTGCAGACGACCTTTTCGAGATTGCTGAAGGGATTCACGTATTGAcggctgcaccaccttcgcGAGCGGctctgccgtcgctgtcatTGGCTGTTGGTCACGAGGCACCGTGCGAAGCCAAAATACGCGAAATGTACGATCGTCAGACCCTCGTGTACGACGAGGCCAAAGAGCGCCTTCTGCTGGACTGGTGGCAgggggcggcgcagctccgctaCGTTGAGGCCCCCAAGGTAGGGCAGCTCTTTGCGCTCTGGGGCTACTACGCACGCTCACCCGTGTGCATTCGGGCGCTTCTGAcagtgcagcggtggtggcgcatgCAGCGTGTCGCACCGTGGTCCCGGCACCGCCAAGCCTTCCTGGCACACAGTCTCAGGAAGCTGCCCGGGCACCACTCCGCGGAGCGGTACAGGCGGCTTCTGCGCAGCTTACGACGCACCGCTTCATATGAGAAGGATGGGGGCACGAGCACTGTCAATGATGTCAGTgctgcgctggtggcgctggtcgctgctgccacgagTTCTCGCCGGTACAGCACACAGCTGGACATCTACACCTACACAGTTGTGCAGAAAGCCCGCGCGATGCTGGCAAGTCGGTCCGCCCAAGAtacggcggtggcagctgtGATGCAGGCGTCGAGGTGGCCCCTGTGCACGTACAGCCGGTATTCGCTTCCCTATGACAGCTGGCGTCACCATCGCTGGACACCGTACTCTGAAGCGCACCGACTGTCCGTTGCAGCGGTGGAACGCTCAGAGATGTCGAACCGGCAGTGCATCAAGGCTGAAGAAGCGGAGCACCGTCATCACGCTGTTGGGTCTAGCTCTAGTCTACCCCGTGGCCCGCTGGCGGTGTTGGAGGTGCAAGCGTGGCAGATAAAGCTTGCACAAGAGGAGCGCACGTCACGAGTACGTGCATCTCATCAAGAGGCTCATGAGTACAATGTCCTGTACGCGgcggtcgcggcggcgctcccctccccttcccagGCCGCTTCCCCTCTGCCGCTTCGAGAAGTGACCAACGGGAAAATCAAACgtgaggcagcggcgacgacagcagtAATACtcacctccgcagcggcgcgcccACTCGGGGGTCACGGAGCCACCCGGTCAGGCGGCTCTGTCGCCGCGTCTCCCTCTACAGACCACGATGCGTGGGCACAAGTACAGAGATGCGTCCAGATCGCACATGAAGTACTGAcatcggcgcagcagcagtccgCCCAGGGGCACCCGGagcggagcggcgcagcagcagacaaaGAGATGCCAGCAGCCCTGTCAGAGGATTCTGCGGCTCGCTACAGCGCTGCTTTCGAcgaggcagccgccgcggtgtACCACGACCAATACACCGCTGTGCGAGAGCGCTATGTGGCGCGCAACGCAGAGGCGCTGAAGCAGATGCGCGAGTCGTTCAAGGCGGGCCTGCGAGAACGGGCGATCATCATCgctgaggaggcgcaggagatggagaaaATCCGCCACGGTGTCACTTGCGCCCAGCGCGTGAGCCGCTTCCTACTCGAACGAAACGAGTCCCACAGACGAGCGGCCTTTGAGCGTGCGCatgagaaggcggcagctgATCTTTACGAGGCGCTCTCCGACAACCTTCGTGTCTCCCAATGGGCAGTGGAGGCGCGAAAGCTGAATGAGGAGGCGtgtcgcgccgctgcacgcgcacggcAACACCCCTCGTTGTCGTtgccctcactctctccagCGGACCGCCTTGTCTCGCGTGAGGCGGTATGCCGCACTCATctcgtgcgcagctgcgctgttGTGTTGGCCGACGTGCTGCTACAGTGCTCTCGCTCTTACCATGAGCTGCGGTATCAGGATTGGGCCGTGCTCTGTCGCACAGATGCCGCCGCTCTCGACAGTGCCGCACCGTGGAATCCACCCATAGCACAGGTGTGCATGTTGAAGGCTGACGAGTGGGACGGCCGCCAGGCCATCTGGCGAGAGGCGCAGGTTGGCGCGAGGACGCTGCTGGTGGATGGACACGCGCTCTATGGCTCCGGCACCGTGTGGTCCGATTACCTCTTCGGGCACCTGAAGCTGACAAGCGAGGCGTCTTACAcggatgcgcagctgcgcgggTGCCTGCTGACGCGACTCGCAAACGTGGGGCTGAAGGTGGGCGAGCTCATCCAGATGGAGACAATGGCGCGCGGTCGAGTAGAGTACGCCGAATCCATCACACGCGACCTCCGCTTTCACCGGCATCGCCTGCGGCTAGAATAG
- a CDS encoding hypothetical protein (TriTrypDB/GeneDB-style sysID: LpmP.28.2990), with amino-acid sequence MCGCCECGLVVGTESSQRGSLLLPCQHVLHLGCVEFIWRRGKALMGMDSTDLPHNEEENSNRSGDGANRAGLALSSNGWARRTNGSCVCPACFTPITRIIPLYLRGTNDDVGADTTTKARAPSHATAGAPATTEAEYRRVHTAQKHVLHRLRSLCDQRRRVTELTRACASLHEQRARCLAEVEREERCFPGLLQSSGLANAGARLGSSSAMVSNTTASLAIEHMGVTELELYMAQVTPQLLRTQAELRKERHLIERRTKKLNALRTHYYATKELYALDGAIAQRRVHAYRNTADAARHPTSVGLVTRRRAPLHLSEGAPCSREPEASSSSGAPRGTEIGSAPSRKRHRGDAAIDVDDEVSPDVVEVLSGEESDAEDSGSPVGVTVLNVDEDTGSDADDGDRGVEVNLVPMSDDGAYVDESAYEAPYLIPCYVRPTTTSSSAAGSAAGPKVPTSAITQHHLRLLPRREDRLWQPSLQF; translated from the coding sequence atgtgtggctgctgcgagtGTGGTTTAGTGGTGGGCACAGAAAGCTCCCAGCGTGGAAGTCTCCTGCTGCCGTGTCAGCACGTCCTACACCTGGGCTGCGTCGAATTCATTTGGCGGCGGGGCAAGGCCTTGATGGGCATGGATAGCACCGACCTTCCTCAtaacgaagaggaaaacagcaATAGGAGTGGAGACGGTGCGAACAGGGCGGGCTTGGCGCTCAGCAGCAATGGCTGGGCACGTCGCACCAATGGCTCCTGCGTCTGCCCAGCGTGCTTTACGCCGATCACACGCATTATTCCGCTATACCTGCGCGGGACGAACGACGATGTCGGGGCCGACACGACGACTAAGGCACGGGCACCGTCCCATGCCACCGCGGGAGCCCCAGCAACTACCGAGGCGGAGTACAGACGCGTGCACACGGCCCAGAAGCACGTGTTGCACCGCCTTCGCAGCCTCTGCGATCAGAGGCGACGTGTGACGGAGCTAACACGGGCGTGCGCGAGCCTGCACGAGCAGCGCGCAAGGTGTCtcgcggaggtggagagggaggagcgcTGCTTTCCTGGTTTACTGCAGAGCAGCGGCCTCGCCAACGCGGGGGCGCGCCTCGGATCGTCAAGCGCAATGGTCTCGAATACTACCGCTTCCCTTGCCATAGAGCACATGGGTGTGACGGAGCTCGAACTGTACATGGCACAGGTCAcacctcagctgctgcgcacgcaggcTGAACTACGCAAGGAGCGGCATCTGATCGAGCGGCGCACAAAGAAGCTGAACGCCCTGCGCACGCACTACTACGCCACGAAGGAGCTGTACGCTCTTGACGGAGCCATTGCGCAGCGAAGGGTCCACGCGTACCGTAAcaccgccgacgcagcgcgaCACCCCACGTCCGTCGGGTTGGTAACACGGCGGAGAGCCCCCTTGCACCTTAGCGAAGGGGCACCGTGCAGTCGGGAACCAGAAGCGTCTagtagcagcggcgcccCCAGAGGCACTGAAATTGGTTCCGCTCCAAGCCGAaagcgccaccgcggtgACGCTGCGATTGACGTGGATGATGAAGTCTCACCGGatgtggtggaggtgctctCTGGTGAAGAGAGCGATGCGGAAGACAGCGGCTCTCCTGTGGGTGTGACGGTGCTCAACGTAGATGAGGACACTGGATCTGACGCCGATGATGGGGACAGAGGGGTTGAGGTGAACTTGGTGCCAAtgagcgacgacggcgcctaCGTTGATGAGAGTGCGTACGAGGCACCTTACCTCATACCGTGCTACGTTCGCCCTACcaccacgtcgtcgtcggccgCGGGCTCTGCCGCAGGACCAAAGGTACCAACATCGGCCATCACGCAGCATCATTTGcgtctcctccctcgccgCGAAGATCGACTGTGGCAGCCCAGTTTGCAGTTTTGA
- a CDS encoding hypothetical protein (TriTrypDB/GeneDB-style sysID: LpmP.28.3000), which produces MSASPLVTVTHSASRPHKDCITRFASFDALCHAQQKSDAHALLRKELEAKLPQPSPRNDVVAVGDAVIERVLQFLGPVSRNAAAFAQTCRLVRRALLQAMNLEVIVVTPTMVAASALSRKSVRRALITFAAGRSTQVRTLVLQEDSLKAVKRECNGGTSAACLTLPAPWVLQLISQLPYLTELDMRHVQLTEAHHSQVLHYLLSDLHLAAVGTLCTLKVDAEVMRYWAPGWWRRLINLSSLVVGSRYCPPEPTSDATAISPSLLELPADYFALMGEEDRHWQLKLWVPLKAASLKQILMPASGTSFAGVVELLVNMRHNERTCDWAEAAAADTSPLPSSAAAAALCKPGTAAAAGTELGEPFVYPALTTMTVVDVQERPEVAADVCQALLAMAPALVHFNVCDSVSAGTASEPPKKRHGRG; this is translated from the coding sequence ATGTCTGCGTCACCTCTTGTCACTGTCACCCACAGCGCCTCCAGGCCGCACAAGGATTGCATCacccgcttcgcctccttcgACGCGCTGTGTCACGCTCAGCAGAAGTCGGACGCGCACGCATTGCTGCGCAAGGAGTTGGAAGCAAAGTTACCGCAACCCTCTCCACGCAACGACGTGGTAGCAGTGGGAGACGCAGTGATCGAGCGCGTGTTGCAGTTCCTCGGTCCCGTTAGCCGGAATGCGGCAGCGTTCGCCCAGACGTGCCGCTTGGTGCGCCGTGCGCTGCTCCAAGCGATGAACCTCGAAGTCATCGTGGTGACTCCGACTATGGTAGCCGCATCTGCCCTTTCGCGTAAGAGTGTGCGCAGAGCTCTCATCACCTTTGCTGCGGGACGAAGCACGCAAGTGCGGAcgttggtgctgcaggaggacAGCCTCAAAGCCGTGAAGCGGGAGTGCAACGGCGGAACCTCAGCCGCCTGTCTCACCCTGCCGGCGCcgtgggtgctgcagctcatctCACAGCTGCCCTACCTCACCGAGCTTGATATGCGCCACGTGCAACTCACAGAAGCGCATCACTCTCAGGTGCTCCACTACCTGCTGAGCGACCTACACCTGGCTGCTGTCGGCACCTTGTGCACGCTTAAGGTGGATGCCGAGGTCATGCGCTACTGGGCGCcagggtggtggcgccgcctcATCAACCTCTCCTCGCTGGTTGTGGGCAGCCGCTACTGTCCCCCTGAGCCCACAtccgacgccaccgccatctcTCCGTCTTTGCTGGAGCTGCCGGCTGACTATTTCGCCCTCATGGGTGAGGAGGATAGACACTGGCAGCTAAAGCTGTGGGTCCCGCTAAAGGCGGCTTCTCTCAAACAAATTCTCATGCCTGCCAGCGGCACCAGCTTCGCAGGTGTGGTGGAGCTTCTAGTCAACATGCGGCACAACGAACGCACATGTGATTGGGCTgaggctgccgctgcggacacgtcaccactgccgtcgtctgccgctgccgctgcattGTGCAAGcccggcactgctgccgcggctggcaCCGAGTTGGGCGAACCGTTCGTCTACCCTGCGCTGACAACAATGACTGTAGTGGACGTGCAAGAGAGGccagaggtggcggctgATGTGTGCCAGGCACTGCTGGCCATGGCCCCCGCACTCGTCCACTTTAACGTATGCGACTCAGTGTCGGCTGGCACAGCGAGCGAGCCCCCAAAGAAGCGACACGGCAGGGGTTAG